The Nomia melanderi isolate GNS246 chromosome 3, iyNomMela1, whole genome shotgun sequence genomic interval CACGTTCTTTCCCTGGCGAACCGTAACGCTGGTTAACGAGCTCCCGTTGACTCATCATTATCATTAAACCGCCTGGCAAATCCGTGCCGAACCGGaacattttaatcaaattattacAACCAACAATTTCTCTCGTGTGAATCTAAGACAAACGTTTTCCAAAACCAATTAATGTAGTTGCTGAGTAACTAGACATGTTAACAGACGATATTATGTACTTTTCAAGTTGAGTATGATAGTCTCGCGCGGGTATCACGCGTTAATGTAAGTTCGCGTCTAAATTTCTCAGTTTTCAATTAACGCATCTCCGAATCAGCACTCATCGACATTCTGCACGATTCAATCGATTTTCGTAGGAAACCAGTAACTGAAAAGTCAAGATTTTTCGCAGTTACTCCTTTAACTTTCTCGCGACTCTCTAACTTAACAAAATTGGATTTACTCGACGTGTCaccgaaaaaattgattttcatttatattaaaaaaattgcatCATTTGGACTTAAACAACTCTACGATCAATGTATCCGTCAAAGTCGTGACGAAAGTTGGTCACTTCGCTTAATGATTACAAATATATAGACTCAAAGAGAGTCACGTGTGTTCATTAAAGGGTTAGCGCTGCGAACGTTAACACGAaactttgattaaaaattctgctttTTCATTCGTTCATTAACCGTATATCAATTGCTGTAgtctgattaatcagttctCCAATTTTCGTATTTTCTCCCGTTTCCGTTCTCACTGAGAAAAGTTGaacgtctaacttgtttacctttattttgtaaccagttgtTTGACTGGTAACGGCAGGAATAAGTATACACAAAgcgtcggtacgtttagtgttaaatgaataataacgtCGATCGTAGCGCGACAGAGGGGAACCAAATCGTGGATATTGGTTCTCTAATTTCGAAATAGTCGCGGGATGAAGCACGCAAACGCTACGTGACACGAGGACGCGACGCGTCCTTACTACGCTACTGGCAGCTGTCTTTCCGTACGTATCGAATGAGAAATGCCGCCGTGTTACGGCGGTGAAACTATAATCGCGTTGTCCCTCTCGCGGTTCAAGCGAAGGCATATAAGGTGGGATGTAGCGGGCTCTGCTTCATCAGTCCCAAATACACACGACGAGACCGCCAAGCAAGCAGGTTTAAGGTCGAGCGCCGTCATGAGGCCTATTGCGATTCACGTGAGTACCTAGATCCTTATCTTTTTGCCGGGCGATCACCGGAAATCAGTCCGGCGGAAGTGTACCAGGTGTTCGTGGCTCTGTAACCTGCCAGATGTCATTGACAGAGACAGGTTAATTTTCCTGAATGTGTGtttgataattaaccctttaactacGAAACGTGTATATGTACACTCTCGCATGCCTATCAATCTATACGAAAGACGTAAATACACAGCCTCCAGATTTTTTATCAATGCAAAGAGTGTAGGTTTATACGTTGATCCATGTTTTACAATATATCACAGATAAATTGATTATTAAGTCGTTTTTATTATCTGCAGTCGTTTATATTATCTTCATTGCCATTAtgttaaaattgtcaaattaaATTTGTTCCTCACTATAAATTTtggatttttttctttatatttaactatcgactaaaattgtacaataaactgTCCTAAACATTTGGCAATTTtacgtataaatatttgttgaatatttattattatggattattattatgtataattatcattgattattgtattaagtattcgttaaatatttgggttattcaataTTATGAGATGATTGAATAATGTTGCTAGTGTTGTTGTTTGAAGAAATGTAATCGTACGAATAATAAGATGTAGAGattgaatacattttaatataggaataatagaatgttgCCTGTAGCAGGTATTCAGAAAACGTTCACTATCCAAAGAAGGTAGAACtatgcaattaaaatataactatgTAGCTCGAAGAGTTTCGTTCCTCATTATACATTCACCAAGAACATCTCATTTCTCTTAACGAGTTACAATTAGTTCGCATATGAATATGTAAATCAGGATTTTTTCGCAGTGTTCGatgaaaacagaaatgaaacgaaaatcgtTTCTTCTGTTATCGGTTTCACTTTGTATTCTCATTAGACCTTCTACATTCTTGAAATATCGAGTTTCCTCCCATAATGAGAATTCAAAAATGTTTGCaacgaatattattattctcgCAAGAAACATGCCACCAATCACtagaattacaattaataaaacctTCATGTTATCTCAATTTTATCTTTAAACTCGCCAATCTTCCTCCCATTTGCATATTCTTCCCTATCAATCATTCCTTCATCTTCCCTCGATCACTAATTACccaaataaattcttttccacGTTCCGCAAGTCATTACACACATCCCTTGTTACAAGATATCGTGTTTTCCACctatattcgttttatatgcttaatataataattaaccgCGTATCATTACCGGTTCTATTTCACCAATAAAGTTATGAATCATCTCTCTAATTACCTGCGCTcgaaattttattctctaaGGAGATTCTCCGGGATAGATACTGGTAATCGTATTACGTGTACCGACTTCCTTGTTATCTCGTTCCCAAGGGACTGCAGGTATTACATCCTCTGATAATATTCGTTGCAGTAACCCTTGGGTCCAAGGTCCATAACATTCGTATGCGTTCACGCGTGCGTTCTTTACGCTTCGGTTGACCTAAATCCTTAAACGAACTTAGCAGAGACCACAGATTAATTTCAGTCCTAGAATCGACACGAAATAACGCACGAAATTGAGTAATTCCGCGGTTTATCCTCGCCGCAGGCGAGACCGAATTCCGTCTGGCCGACGACACAATCCGACGTGGTCATTACGGAGAAAGTGTTTCTTATTTTCCTCCGTTGCCAGCCACGCAGCGTCCGGCGTAGCAGCCGTGGCAGATGCTCTTGAGCAAGTCAGTGAAAGTCCTTCAGAAGGTATTCGGCGAACACAGCCGTAAAATCTGTTTCCGTCGATGGTTTATTAGATAACCGATTTTCTATCCGGTGGAAAGGACCGACTAATAACGAGCCGACTCTTCAATCCTCGCTCGTTTCTTACGAAACATCAGTAACCGGCGAATTTCAGGAACAAATCTGTCGCGGAACAACCGGGTCGATCATTTTCACGATCAGGAACTTTCATTTCCAGCGTTTCCATCATTCGCATTTTTGTTTTCAGATTTATTAACGATGTACGTTAGATTTATTAGGGATGTTATAACGGCTCGCGTACCAAGAGGAAGTTTTTTATATTCCTCGTTAACTCGCGCTCAAGATTAACGTCGATACCGCAGGATTGCCCGCGGCACGCGGCTTCGGAAGAAAGCGGTGAAAATCGCAAGTTCGCGTGGAACTCGTTCTTCAGGCCCGACCACTTGACTCCGACCGTAACCTTGTAGAAATTTCACCTCTTTCCTGGCAAGGTCGAGACCCCGTAATAATAATCGTCGATAATCAGCTTGATGAAGCGAGGTTTCCTTTGGTACGGTGATTATATTGGTTTCTTGGATCATGATAAAGTACCGTGTAAACGCGAGAGGTATGAGAATACTAACTTTAGAACTATCAAATGGGTAAATATGATCCACTTCagaatttgtattttacaattatcgCACTTCAGAAAATGATTCCGTGAAACGCTGCAAAATAATTCGCGTAATTCTGACAAACAGTAAGAGTTCGTATTTCGAGAAATGCacttttttaattgttacaaGACATTATAAATCATTACAATTGCTCGGTTTTGTTATTAAACTAATATAAACTCGACTGAATTTTACATAAGACGTAACTCACACATAAGTCAAACCTAAACATAACTCGAAAAGACTCAATAATCGTCGGAATCAAAGAGTTTACGATTTCCCTTCAAATGATAATTATCAGTCGGTTCAGCGAACGGCTGTCCAAGGTAAACGGTACGCAAACGGGGAGAGGCACGCGCGCGTATTCGGGGGAGGGAAGTGAAAGTGAGATTATCATCACTAGAGCATCAAGCCGTAAGATCGACAACCGGCTTATTGTTGTTACGTTCAACGCCCGAACAGATCGACTCTATTTCTTACAAGTACCCATTGCTTTCAGATCGCCGCTATCCTTCTTGCGATCAGCCTCAGTCAAGCGAAAACTTCCGGGAGGGATCTATCCAAAACGAGCGAATCACAGCTGGACAATTTGGTTACCGAGCCTCCTCACCTCGAGATCCTCTCCGAAGAAGAGGAATCAAAGGAAGAGATCACGAAAGAAGAGGATCAACTACCGATTCTTCCTCCAATAATTCTATTAGACTTCGGCAACAACAACACAGACGACGAGAATGCCACAGCCGAAGAAAAATCTAAACGAACCGTGAATAATGGCCTGGGTTACGGTCTGGACAGGAACAATCTGCACCCAAGGAAATACAATTATTACTTCCCTGCCGGGAAATCAGGCACCACGGTGAGCATCGAGGAATCGATCAGCCCGTTTCTCCCCAAAACGATCATCGAGAAGGTCCAACCCACCAGCCAGAAGGGGTACTATTTCGGGACTCAGCAAAACAGTTTCGTCTCGCAGCCGTCTGGTATCGCGGGGCAGAGTCAAGCTCAATCGAGCAGCAGTGTTCAGTACCTAAATGCGCAGCAGCTGAAGGATCAGCCGATGTTCGGATCGCGGGCGAAGCCGCAAAGCCAGGGCACCGGCTTCACCTCGTACCAGAAACTGTCGATGAAACCACCAGTCAGTTCGTACAGTATTCAGAATTCGGGTTACCGTGGCGGCAACGTCCCGGCCAGCACGCAATCGCCTTTGGCATTTAGCTCCACAGAGACGGTCAGATATGTAACTCCGAGCGCGGCGAATTTCGCGAATCCGCAGCCCGCCTCGTTCCACTACGCCAGCCAGGGTTCCCAGTTCGCGCAGAGCGGCACCGGTCAAAGGCAGCACGCACAATCCAATATCAATTCCCATGGCTTCGTTTCGCAGAGCGTCGAGACCTCGACCGCCGCTCCGCTCAACTATAATCCCCGTTACCCTGCCTCCAGCCAGCAGACGCAGCCAACGAACAATGGCCCCAGGTACTCCATGGAGAACGGGGTGCGGTATGAGAATAAAATCTTCTGGAAGTACCCCGATGGCAGGGTGTCCGACGTTCCTCCGACTACTTACGTGGAAACCTCCTATCCGGAGTACCTTCAATCTAACGGGCAACATCAGCAGCAGGTGAAATCTCAGGGTTCTCATTCGATTTACGAAGCCAGCACCACGGAAAATAGCGTACTCTCCCAAGGACCTGTGCAGTTTCCCGCAGTTTCCGAACCCAGCGGACAGGAGCCAAACCAATTCGTTTCCTCGGAGTCATTGACGGCTAGTTTGCCGCAGCAACAAGTGTACCGGCTTGGTTATCAGAATTTAGTGAGCCAGAGGCTGAACGCGAACCAGCCGCAGCAACGGAAACCCACTGTAGCGACCTCCTACTCGTTCTCCACTTCCGGGAGGCTGCAATCCAACAGACACAAGCCAGCCTACAGCTCGCTGTATCGGCCGGTCACTTCTAGGTACATGGTCAACAGTCCGAATGCGGAGTACACCGATGGTTACACGACGGAGCCCACTGTCAACGCTACCACGCCCATCTCGAACTTCTTCTCTGCGACTGATTCCTCTCGCGTCGCTTCTAAGTATTCCCCTAAGGTTCAGAACTATTTAGACACGATACTGAGTGCGCCCGAGGAAACGAAAAAGCAGAGTCTTCCTAGCAATGATTTGAACAGCTATTCTAACTTGCAGTATTCCGATTTGTTGAATTATAATCCCTCCATTTCGGAGTATATTAGGAACCCAGCGTCTATTTTGAACGTTCGGCCAACTTTTGTTCAAACTGGTAATTCTCTTATACCCGTGATCATTTTAAGAGTAGACGGGGTATCCCCTATTCAAACTAAATCTACTCCGAACATTAATTTGAAGGCTCTGCTCCAGCAGTATCTCATTCAGTACGCTAACAGCATTCAAGAACTGGCGCGTCCTTCTACGTACGATCTTGGAACTGACTCTGTTGCGAGTGGACAAAGCCAAACTGGTACTAAAAGTCCAGTTCTCGATTTAATTCGATTGACCCAGCAGGATGCAAGGGTTACCTACGATCCGAACGATTACATTGGGAGGACGAGTTACGAGACTAGCAATCTGGAAATTCCGAAATCCTTCGCCGACAGCCATTTCGGTGAACGATCGACGGTCCGGCAGAAGATGAAAAACGTTCAGATTATCGATGATCCGAGATTCACGAGCTACAAAACGAAGAACTGAAGTGTTATTGGTTTATGATCGTTGGATAAGGACATTGTTTGCGTATTGCGATTGGAAATCTCATATGTTTTTTCGTTCTTGAACAGGCACATTGGTTTTCGTTTCGAAAGATTCCGTGTGCCATTGATATCTAATTAGACTCGATTAGTTGTTAGTTGATCGATAGTATTTAATACGGGGTTTgtgcaataaatttttcaatacgTTATGTTGTACCTGGGTGGCTGAATCGCTGCGGTTCCGCTCGAATCTGTTGCATTCGAGGCTCGCCGTTGCTTCGGTACTGTACATAGCATTGACCAAATTGTTTACTTCAAGAAGGTACCTTATAAGCTTAGTATTTTATTAAGGTAACAGACACTCGCGATGTTGTACGCATTCCTATCTACCTGAATAAACGTTCTACTTGATTAAACAGACCTCTCAATCCCCTTCAAATTTCATCTACCGATCATCTTTATTCTTTCCGCTCATGGGTGTGTATTCACATTTTTTTCCGCGAAGGTACCGACCTCGGTCTTCGAATCGCCGAATCGATGCCCAATTACTTCAGGAATAGAAATTCCCAGGATTTTCCGttgattttctaattaaaactgtTCTTATTTCTCGACTCGGCTACGTCGATAAATGCAAATACAGAAAAGCGTGTTGTCGATACGCAGAACGCTTGTTACATTCACCGCATTGTCGATGGTACTGAAAGTCTCTCCACTTACTTACTCAAAGCTGAAATAATGATTCGCTTAATGCCTCCGTTCGAAATTGTAATTCGAAACATTCGAATCCGTAAAGTAGACAATTATGAAAgagctatttaaaatttacttCAACACCGaaacaattaatacaaaaaaCTCAATGTTAGTTTACCTTCTTGTCACGATTGTTCCTCgtcataattaaaattcatgtgTAAATCCTCAATTCAGTGATCGTTTAGAAACGATCAAAGAGGATAGATTACGCAACTTCGCAGCAGAAACCAAACGCACCGTGGTCGAAGGGGTGAAAGAAAGGATCGCAGTGAACGCGACATGGTCGAGAGTCCGTGTGCAATTAACGTTAATTGTCTGGTTAGGTGAAGATGAACAGAACTACGGGCGTACTCGTAGGGCGCAGTTAATTCCATGTTTTCACAACGAGAGGTAACGATGATATCTCCGCATATCTGCGAACCACGGCAATTAGACACAAGGCATTAAACTGTGGCGATTGCCGAGCCCGAACCGCTTCTTACACAGCCGAGGATCCCCAGACTTGGTAACGTCGCAGCTCGCCGAAGCCAGCCGTCGTTTCCATCGTGTGAGCCTGGTTGCATCGAGAGGAGTGAGCGCGGTGTGCATAATGCGTGCGTTTTAGAGCGCATAGAATGCTCGTCGGGAAACTACTGTCCGCCTAGGTGAATCTTCTTCGCTTTACTACAGCCGCTGCTACGATATCTTTATCATCGTTAACACTGTTTTTTATCGAAACATTCCAACAGCCTGTCACCCAACAATTTTACAAGCATCCGGAGTCATCGTACTCTTCGAACGGAGacgattaagaaataaaatacgcGGCACgttattaatgttaattgtcCTTAATGACGACAAACATTTGATTAGATCTCCGAGTTTGATATTATCAAGCGAATaacgcgttctttttttttgtaattgcaCGAGTGAATTTCATGTTAATGACTGGTGGTAGCATCCTGCGCCCAACGCGGACAAGAATTTTCCAGGGGCGGTCGCGTGTCGCGAATGAAAGTATCCTCCGGCTGGTGGACTGTAGGATAATATTTAGAACGATATTTTTCACTTGGCTACCGGAGTGTATAAAGAAAATCGCGTGTCTACTATGTGGCTCAGTTCTCTCGTGGAGGTTCGCCTCGCAGGGTCCTACGGATTACAGAAGCTCGGGGTACTAGCCGGCCAACCGACGATCAATGTGTTCTACGGGAAACTCAGTGACACTCGGCCCTTCGTAATTCTGTGACTCTCCGTGATCGAGGGAAACCGGAAAGGCCGGCCGCTTCCATTCAGGAAAATGTTGCTATATCTTGTAAGTACACGACCAACGATCGTCCGTGCGTGAATTAGATGCAGCTATCGTGACAATCTTACGTTTCAAGCATTTTCACCcttatcaatctttaatcgAATTTCTCGTTTTACGATCAACTGGTAGACTTGTTGGATGTTCGATTGTTTTTTTCGAGGTATTCGATTGTTTAATCTTCATTTTGAATCCGTGTACAGTTTCGAGGTTGCTCTTTAGAATTTCAGATGACAGAAATGCTTTCATAATTGCAGAGGAAATTTATTCTGAAAATGTTGGCATGTGTAGAGAGTATCTAGGATCCATGGCACCGCACACGGATCAATGTAACTGGAGCACTTTCTTTCTTAATATTTCGACC includes:
- the LOC116431782 gene encoding uncharacterized protein LOC116431782, whose translation is MPPCYGGETIIALSLSRFKRRHIRWDVAGSASSVPNTHDETAKQAGLRSSAVMRPIAIHIAAILLAISLSQAKTSGRDLSKTSESQLDNLVTEPPHLEILSEEEESKEEITKEEDQLPILPPIILLDFGNNNTDDENATAEEKSKRTVNNGLGYGLDRNNLHPRKYNYYFPAGKSGTTVSIEESISPFLPKTIIEKVQPTSQKGYYFGTQQNSFVSQPSGIAGQSQAQSSSSVQYLNAQQLKDQPMFGSRAKPQSQGTGFTSYQKLSMKPPVSSYSIQNSGYRGGNVPASTQSPLAFSSTETVRYVTPSAANFANPQPASFHYASQGSQFAQSGTGQRQHAQSNINSHGFVSQSVETSTAAPLNYNPRYPASSQQTQPTNNGPRYSMENGVRYENKIFWKYPDGRVSDVPPTTYVETSYPEYLQSNGQHQQQVKSQGSHSIYEASTTENSVLSQGPVQFPAVSEPSGQEPNQFVSSESLTASLPQQQVYRLGYQNLVSQRLNANQPQQRKPTVATSYSFSTSGRLQSNRHKPAYSSLYRPVTSRYMVNSPNAEYTDGYTTEPTVNATTPISNFFSATDSSRVASKYSPKVQNYLDTILSAPEETKKQSLPSNDLNSYSNLQYSDLLNYNPSISEYIRNPASILNVRPTFVQTGNSLIPVIILRVDGVSPIQTKSTPNINLKALLQQYLIQYANSIQELARPSTYDLGTDSVASGQSQTGTKSPVLDLIRLTQQDARVTYDPNDYIGRTSYETSNLEIPKSFADSHFGERSTVRQKMKNVQIIDDPRFTSYKTKN